The nucleotide window CTTGGTCCGGCCCCGGTTGATCCGGCTCTTGACCGTGCCCATCGGCAGCCCCGTGATCTCCGCGATCTCCTCGTAGGCCAGGTTCTGCACGTCGCGCAGCACGACCACCTCGCGGAACTCCTCCGGGATCTGCTTCAGCGCGGCCTGGATGTGGCGGTCCTGGATGGCGCGCTCGGCCTCCTTGTCGGGCGAGAAGGTCTCGTCCGGGAGCGGCATCTCGTACTCTTCTCCGTCGCGGCTCTGCGACTGGATCGAGTACGTCTGGCGGCGCTTGCGCTTGCGGTACTCGGAGCGCGCGAGGTTGCCGGCGATCGTGTAGAGCCACGTCGAGAACTTAGCGACGGGGCGGTAGCTGTGGCGGTTGCGGTAGACGCGCAGGAAGGTCTCCTGGAGGAGGTCTTCGACGCGGCGGCGGTCTTTGGTGAAGCGGTACAGGTAGTGAGAGAGCCGCTCCGAGTAGCGGTCCACGAGCAGGTTAAAGGCCTCGACGGTGCCAGCCTGAAACTGGCGCATGAGGTCTTCGTCGGTCATCGCATCGAGCGTTTCCCGGCGAGCCTGGCGGGCGCGGGTGTGCGGGGCGGTCTTGACGTAGCGGCGGGTTTCGACAGTGGTGTCCACGCGAGTTCCAGTGGGTTCAACAGTAGAGAAGTGCAGCCGGGCGCTGAGCATTCGGTCACACACGGCATGAACGGTCAACAACCGCTCCGTGGTACCTGTTCCTGCCATTACGACACGCCCGGCACCTGCTGGTACCCGGAGAGGCACCGGTATACACAGGCAACGGACCCTCTACGCGCTAAAAACAGCGCTTTTGAAAGTACGATGTAGAAACTCGTCGCGACGAATATTCTACCCCCGAGCCGACCTGCCGGCGTGGGTCTCACGCATACAGTCAGGTGTACAGCGCCTCGGGGTCGGTCCGGCGACCGGCCAGGTGAGCCGCGCCGGCATCGACGAGGAGCCGGTGGCCGAAGGCTTCGCGCCCGAGCAGCATCCTGAACGCCATCGTCCGCCGATTTGTCAGCGTCAGTTCGATGGGCCACACCGCGTCGCCGAGCCGGAGCGGCGTCCGGATGACGACCCGCCGCTCCTCGTGCCCGCTCGACGAGGCCACGATCCGCTCGTCGACCACGTCGGCGCAGGCGTAGACCTCGACGGCCTCGTTGCCTGCGAGCGGGTGGACGCCGAAGCACACGCGCGCCCGCCCGTCCTCTTCGAACGCGTCGAGCGCGAACGCGTGCAGCGCCGAGGTC belongs to Bacteroidota bacterium and includes:
- a CDS encoding sigma-70 family RNA polymerase sigma factor, translated to MTDEDLMRQFQAGTVEAFNLLVDRYSERLSHYLYRFTKDRRRVEDLLQETFLRVYRNRHSYRPVAKFSTWLYTIAGNLARSEYRKRKRRQTYSIQSQSRDGEEYEMPLPDETFSPDKEAERAIQDRHIQAALKQIPEEFREVVVLRDVQNLAYEEIAEITGLPMGTVKSRINRGRTK
- a CDS encoding RimK/LysX family protein, giving the protein MPSRQIVGWREWVALPDLGLPAVEAKVDTGAQTSALHAFALDAFEEDGRARVCFGVHPLAGNEAVEVYACADVVDERIVASSSGHEERRVVIRTPLRLGDAVWPIELTLTNRRTMAFRMLLGREAFGHRLLVDAGAAHLAGRRTDPEALYT